The Deinococcus aestuarii genome includes the window TCCGCCTCGGGGTGCCCTCGCCGCCCTGCTCCTGTCTTTTGGTCATGCTCTCCGGTACGGGCCAGGCGGGCTTCCCGTTCCCTTACGCCGTCACCCCGTCCACGTACACCCAGCGCCCCTCCAGCCGGGCGAAGGTGCTCCGCTCGCGCAGGCGGTGCGTCCGTCCCCCCACCCGCAAGGTCGCCGTGAAGGTCACCTCGTCCCCCTCCGCCCGCTGGACCGTCAGCCCCAGGTATCGCGCCTCGTCATCGTCCAGGTCGAGGTCGGGCGGGCACGTCCCCGGGTGCCACGTCCGCCGCACGTAGGCCGTGTCGCGCAGGGCGTAGGCGGAGTACCGCGAGCGCATCAGCTCCTCCGGCGTCGCCGCCTCCCGCTCGCCCCGGTGCAGCGGCCCGCAGCACGCGCCGTAACTGCGCCCCGAGCCGCACGGGCAGGGCTTGAAGACGGGAAAGGGGAGGGGCATGGGAGGGAGGATAGCGGGCATACTGGGCCCCGATGACCGGCGAAGGCGTGATCACCTCCCTACAAAATCCGCACGTCAAGCGGCTCGCGCGCCTGCGTGGACGCCGCGACCGCGACCGCGAGGGCGTCATCCTGATCGAGGGCGCCCGCGAACTCTCCCGCGCGGTGGCGGCGGGGGTTGCGCTTCAGACCCTCTACCTCTGCCCGCCCCTTTTCAGCCCGGAAGCGCGGGAGGTGGCCCCCTCTCTCCCCGGCACCCCCGTCCACCTCTCCCGCGAGGCGTTCGAGAAGGTCAGCGGGCGCGAGAATCCGGACGGCCTGCTCGGGGTCGCCCCCACCCCTGCCCCACCCCTCCCCGACCCTTCCGGCGACGCCCTCCTCGTCGTGCTGCACGGCCTGGAAAAGCCCGGCAACGTGGGCGCGATCTTGCGGACGGCGGACGCGGCGGGGGCGTCGGGCGTGATCGTCCTCGGGCGCGGCGCCGACCCCTACGGCCCGAACGTGATCCGCGCGAGTCAGGGCAGCGTCTTCAGCCTGCCCGTCGTCGCGCTGGAGGAAGGGGAGGCGTTGGAATGGCTGGCCGGGCGGGGCTTCACGCGGGTCGCCTGCACCCCCGACGCCCCCCAGGTCTACTGGGACGCGCCGCTGACGGGCCGGGTCGCCCTCGTCCTGGGCGCGGAGCACGAGGGGTTGCCCCCGGAGTGGCGGGCCGCCGAACTGCCCGTCCGCGTGCCCATGCACGGCGCCGCCGACAGCCTGAACGTGGCGACCGCCGCCGCGCTCGTGCTGTACGAGTGCTTGAGACAGCGCCGAACGGTAGGGGGGTAGTTCAGGCGGAGTGCTAGCCTGCCCCGCATGACCACAACCTTGCCGAGGCGGGCCGACGTGCCGCGCGAGCAGACCTGGGACATCGAGGCCCTTTTTCCCACCGTGCAGGACTGGGAGGCCGAGGCGGAGGCCCTGCCCGGCGCCATCGACGCCCTGAGCAGGCACGCGGGGCAGCTCGGCGGCCAAGGCGCCCTCGCCGCCTACCTGCGCGAGGAGGGTGAGGTCGAGCTGAGGCTGACCCGCCTCCTCTCCTACGCGAGCATGGGGGCCAGCGTGGACGGCCGCGACGCCGAGGCCGCCGCCCGCCGCGACCGGGCCAGCGCCATCGCCGCTCAGTACGCCAGCGGGACCGCCTTCGCGGAACCCGAACTCCTCACGCTAGATGAGGCGACCGTGCGGGAGTGGCTTACCCACCCCGACCTCGCCGACCACCGCATCCGCCTGGAGCGGCTGTGGCGCACCCGCGAGCACGTCCGTTCCGCCGAGGTCGAAGAACTCCTCGGCGCCGTCCAGGCCCCCTTCGCCGCAGGGCGCGGCATCCACCCCACCCTCGCCAACATGGACCTGCGCTTCGGCACGGCCGGGGGCGAACCCGTCACCCAGGGCAACGTGGACCGCCTGACCTCCGACCCCGACCGCGAGGTCCGCCGCCAGGCCTGGGAGAACTACGCCGACGCCCACCTCGCCGTCCGCCACGCCCAGGCCGCGATGTACGCCACCAACGTCCGCCAGAACGTCTTCCTCGCCCGCGCCCGCCGCTACCCCGATGCGATCACCGCGACCCTCGCCCCCGACCGCATTCCGCTGGAGGTCGTGACCACCCTCCTCGATACCTACCGCGCCCACACGCCCACCTGGCACCGCTACTGGAACGTGCGCAAGAAGTGGCTCGGCCTCCCCGAGCTGCGCGAGTACGACGTGAAGGCGGCCCTGGTCCCCCCCCGCGAGGTGAGCTACGGGCAGGCGGTGGAGTGGATCGCGCAGGGCATGGCCCCCCTCGGCGAGGCGTACGTGCGGGAGCTGCGGGCGGGCCTGACCGAGGGGCGCTGGGTGGACTACGCCGCCAACGAGGGCAAGCGTCAGGGCGCCTATTCCGCCGGGGCCGGGCGGGTGAAGCCCTACATCTTCATGACCTGGAACGGCACCATGTCGAGCTACTCGACCCTCGCCCACGAGATCGGCCACTCCATGCACTCCCTGCTCTCCCAACGCGAGCACCCCCAGGCCGTGCCCCGGTACACCCTCTTCCACGCCGAGGTGGCGAGCAACTTCGATCAGGCGATGGTGCGGCAGTCCCTCTTGCAACAGGCGCGCGAGGCGGGCGACACCGCTTTCGAGGTGGCGATCATCGAGGAGGCGCTGTCGAACTTCCACCGCTACTTCTTCATCATGCCCACCCTGGCCGCCTTCGAGCTGGAGTGTTACCGCCGGATCGAGGCGGGCGGCACGCTGAGCGCCCCCGACCTGACGGGGCTCACCGCCGACCTTCTGAGTCAGGGCTACGGCGACGGGGTGACGATGGACCGCGAGCGCAGCGGCATCCTCTGGGCGCAGTTCTCCACCCACCTCTACGCCAACTTCTACGCCTACCAGTACGCCACCGGCATCAGCGCCGCCCACCAGCTCCTGACCCAGTTCGGCGCCGACCCGGAGGGCGCCCGCGAGCGTTACCTCGCCTTCCTGCGTTCCGGCGGCAGCCTCGACCCCATCGACGCGCTGAGGGAAGCCGGGGTGGACATGCTCTCACCCGAGCCCGTGGAGGCGACCTTCCGCACCCTGGCGGGGTACGTCGAGCGGCTGGAGGAACTGGAGGGAGAGCGGGCCTCCAGTTGAGACGACCACCCGTAGGGAAGCCGGAGACAGCGTGACGGGTGCCCCGCACCGTCCGCGTGGCCGCGCTCTTCCCGGGCCGAGCCCGGCTCGCCGGAGGAAGCTTCGGGCGACTTTGCCTTACGACGACACGGCCTCCGCGGGCGTGGCCGTGGTCCCGCTTCCCACCCGGATGAAGACCTCGTAGAGCGCCAGCAGCAGCACGGCGGCGACCACGATGCAGACGCCGATCAGTTCCAGCCCGCCCGCGCGGGCGATGACCCCGACCAGAGCGGTGAGGGTGGCCCCGCCCAGCCCGGCCGAGGCGATCTGGAAGCCGATGGCGCTGTCCGCGTGCGCCCGGCCGACGCGCCCCGGGGTCAGGCTGATCAGCGAGGCGAAGATGGGAGCGAGGAAAAAGCCGATGGTCATCAGCCCGGCGACCGAGAGCGGGCGGGTCGGTTCCAGCCAGAAGAGCAGGGCCCCGAGGGCGCTGGCGATCAGGCACAGCCGCAGCGTCCCCACCAGCGGAACGCGGTTGGCGATCAATCCGAAAAGAATCCGCCCGACCATCAGGCTGCCCCAGTAGAGGCTCACGAACAGCCCCGCCGCCCCCTCCGGGACCCCGCGCCCCAGCGTCAGGAGCGAGTAGCTCCACTGCGCGGTCGCCATCTCCAGCCCGGAATAGAAGAAGAAGGTCAGCATCCCCAGCCAGACGATGGGGCGCCGCAGCGTGTCGCGGGTGCGGGCCGCCGGGACGGGGGCGGCGGCCTCAGCGCCGGACGCCGCGGCGTCCACCCACCGCCCCCGGGTCAGGGCGAAGACGAGGGCCAGCAGCAACTGGGCGCTGCCGACGATGACGTAGCTCCAGCGCCAGACGTTCCCGGAGTTCAGCACCGCCGTGACGATGAGTGGCCCGAGGGTGGTCCCCAGCCCGAAAAAGGCGTGCAGCCAGTTGAGGGTGCGGGCGCTGAAGTGCGCCGCGCCGTAGGCGTTCAGCCCCGCGTCGATGGCCCCCCCGCCCAGCCCGGCCAGGAAGCCCAGCGCCAGCAGCAGCGGCCACAGGGGCGTGAGGGCAAAGCCCAGCAGGGCGAGCGCGGCGGCGAGCGTCGAGAGCGCGAGCACCGTGCCGATGGGCAGCACCCGCAGAATCCGCCCGCTGAGGAAGCTGGAGGTCAGGTACCCCGCCATCTGAACGGCCGCCAGCAGGCCGAGGGCGTCGAGCGGCACGCCGAAGTCCCCGCGGATGGACGGCCACGACACGCCCAGCAGGCCGTCGGGCAGCCCCAGGCTGATAAAGGCGAGAAACGCCAGCAGGGCGAGCAGGGGGCGGCGCGGCATAGGGACGATTACAGCAGAAAACCTCCGCAAAGAGCAGAAGCACGCACGCCCGTGTCCATTCAACCTCAGCTCGGGGTCTGCGGCCCACCGCCCCGCACCCCGAAGAAGAACCCCGGCGAGGCGGCGGCATGGCCGTCCGCTCAGGCCCCCGAGTCTCACCCACCGGCCCCACGGTGGAGGGCGAGGCCATCCCCGGCCCGTTGGCGGTGGACACGCCAGCACCCTCTGCATCCCTCCGACACGTGACGTCAGAAAGACAAACGTCACAACCTATTAGCTCGCTAAAAAATTCACTTGTCATATCCGTAGAAAGGGGTGAGTCTCCCCACCCCTTCCCACCCCCTTACGCCTGGGGCTGCTGGAGCTGTGG containing:
- a CDS encoding YchJ family protein, producing MPLPFPVFKPCPCGSGRSYGACCGPLHRGEREAATPEELMRSRYSAYALRDTAYVRRTWHPGTCPPDLDLDDDEARYLGLTVQRAEGDEVTFTATLRVGGRTHRLRERSTFARLEGRWVYVDGVTA
- a CDS encoding TrmH family RNA methyltransferase, which gives rise to MTGEGVITSLQNPHVKRLARLRGRRDRDREGVILIEGARELSRAVAAGVALQTLYLCPPLFSPEAREVAPSLPGTPVHLSREAFEKVSGRENPDGLLGVAPTPAPPLPDPSGDALLVVLHGLEKPGNVGAILRTADAAGASGVIVLGRGADPYGPNVIRASQGSVFSLPVVALEEGEALEWLAGRGFTRVACTPDAPQVYWDAPLTGRVALVLGAEHEGLPPEWRAAELPVRVPMHGAADSLNVATAAALVLYECLRQRRTVGG
- a CDS encoding MFS transporter — its product is MPRRPLLALLAFLAFISLGLPDGLLGVSWPSIRGDFGVPLDALGLLAAVQMAGYLTSSFLSGRILRVLPIGTVLALSTLAAALALLGFALTPLWPLLLALGFLAGLGGGAIDAGLNAYGAAHFSARTLNWLHAFFGLGTTLGPLIVTAVLNSGNVWRWSYVIVGSAQLLLALVFALTRGRWVDAAASGAEAAAPVPAARTRDTLRRPIVWLGMLTFFFYSGLEMATAQWSYSLLTLGRGVPEGAAGLFVSLYWGSLMVGRILFGLIANRVPLVGTLRLCLIASALGALLFWLEPTRPLSVAGLMTIGFFLAPIFASLISLTPGRVGRAHADSAIGFQIASAGLGGATLTALVGVIARAGGLELIGVCIVVAAVLLLALYEVFIRVGSGTTATPAEAVSS
- the pepF gene encoding oligoendopeptidase F gives rise to the protein MTTTLPRRADVPREQTWDIEALFPTVQDWEAEAEALPGAIDALSRHAGQLGGQGALAAYLREEGEVELRLTRLLSYASMGASVDGRDAEAAARRDRASAIAAQYASGTAFAEPELLTLDEATVREWLTHPDLADHRIRLERLWRTREHVRSAEVEELLGAVQAPFAAGRGIHPTLANMDLRFGTAGGEPVTQGNVDRLTSDPDREVRRQAWENYADAHLAVRHAQAAMYATNVRQNVFLARARRYPDAITATLAPDRIPLEVVTTLLDTYRAHTPTWHRYWNVRKKWLGLPELREYDVKAALVPPREVSYGQAVEWIAQGMAPLGEAYVRELRAGLTEGRWVDYAANEGKRQGAYSAGAGRVKPYIFMTWNGTMSSYSTLAHEIGHSMHSLLSQREHPQAVPRYTLFHAEVASNFDQAMVRQSLLQQAREAGDTAFEVAIIEEALSNFHRYFFIMPTLAAFELECYRRIEAGGTLSAPDLTGLTADLLSQGYGDGVTMDRERSGILWAQFSTHLYANFYAYQYATGISAAHQLLTQFGADPEGARERYLAFLRSGGSLDPIDALREAGVDMLSPEPVEATFRTLAGYVERLEELEGERASS